Genomic segment of Apostichopus japonicus isolate 1M-3 chromosome 8, ASM3797524v1, whole genome shotgun sequence:
CTATCTTGTGGATCCGGAATGGTTTAATGTTTGCTAAACCAGCTAATTTAAGGAACTATTGGGGCTGTCTTCTGCTTTACGGACGCCCTCTTCTCGTCTTCGCGCCAAAATGTATTCCATGTAGGTTAAATAGCCGTCATTGTTAAAGTCATCATCCTCAAGTATAGTGTCTACAATTTCtgaggaaaggaaaggaaagaaaagaacttACTGAAGGTTAATTTAGAAGACGAGTGAGGGCAGAATGAGGAGTGGAGGTCacgtggggtggggtgtggatAATGGGCTCCTCCAGAAAGTACGGCGCTTCGGAAATCAATAAGAGTATAATACTAACAAATTCGTGGTAACTATACTGACAGAGATCACTAAGGATTATTCTCCCGAATCCCATGCCCACACTAGTATACCTTTGGTATTTATATGTACCCTCCCCACCGCTCATGCACCTTCCATGATACTATTTGAATATGTCAACTTATTAAGTGTTAGTTTCCGAGCTCAGTGCCAGTGTGGGTTATGTCTAACTGTCCACCTTTAGTTCATGTAATtctcaaataaatatttctccgaagagggggaggggggggggggttgaatacTGTCTTCGGTTTACCGTCGAGCTTCTTCATATgtcaaaatgaaacaacagATTGACAGAGAGGGGAGcggggagcgggggggggggttcctatCGTTTTGTTCCCTTTCGCAACAGATTTCCCACTCTTCATTCTTGGGTAGGAGGAGCAAAGGACATGACCGATTAGGATTAAACATATCAAGAATTTCATAAAGTACGCTACATGGACGTGCAACAGTTGTCTGTTCTTTCACATGATTCCAGGCTGTACCGTTTCATGTGTTTGCATTGTTATTCAGGCGGGGTATTCTATTCTGTAGAGATCGTAATAAGCAAGCACTTTATCTTACGTCTTCATCGAAAAATTCATCCAGAAGAAAGAATGAATTTGTTGTCTATCAAAATAAACAATGGTTATTGATCagtgataaatattaaaaaaagaagaaagaaaatggcaAATACTGCAAATTTGTTCATGTATATTTTTCTcttgttgccatggcaacctaACCAGAGAGTGAGGAATCAAATAAACATGCGCTACAGAACATAAAAGAGTCTTGAAACTGCTTCACAAAGGAGTACCAATCAATGAATACTCCCACAAAAGTACGTCAAACCACTTTTGCTACCGTGGAGTAGAGAAGGGGAAATTTTTTTAGGGTGGAAGTTGGGATTAATTGTACTGTATTCATATTTCAAGTATAATGTTCAAGAGCTCGTCCAGTCCTTAAAGTGACGTATATGATATGATGTCTTCACTTTGATCATTAAATAACAGATTGGTGTTTTTCCTTCTGAGCTCTTGTGGTGGaataaatgcatttattttcattcacaCGTCACGCATGGTCGAACTACTCCTTAAGTTCCGGCGGTATCTCTCTGGTTTTGGTGTCTTCTCTACGTCTTGAAATCGTGTACTCGGTGTACGACAAATAACCGTCTCGATTAAAATCGTCGGTGTGTAAAATCTCGTCGACAATTTCTGTTTGCGTTAAAGAGAGAACGGTAATGTGTGATCAGATGTATGTCATAAAGCTAGGGTTGCCCCATTTATCAGCTGAGTGACGATGTTAAACATGCAGACTTGTTGCATTGCATaatcaatataaaataatacatatgCATGGGTTAATTACTGATAAACATTTATAACTATACACATGATaaaatatactatatactactCAGTATAACCATTTCTTGAAATTAAAGGATGACTAGCAAGAAATTTGGTCTTCATATGTCGTATACAACTATACTTGTGCTTTCTAGATATTCACCTATACTATAAAATATGCTAACCCTCTGGAAAGCTCCCTTAAgactaaattgatgatgacgtcggctcctctGTACAGgtcttaatgttaatgttaattcatTGTTCAACACTGAATTAACCTTATCTAtgaattctaataactcaaccaccTTTGTATGACATTCAACATCATATTTCCTTCACAAATTAATACTACCTTACAAGCATATATCATTTGCAGGATTTGAGGCTAGAAAGAGTGTTGTGTTTCCCCATTGAGTTTGATGTTGTATTTGAGACTCTAGGCTAAAACCTGACTCTCTAACTTTCaattgaacttcatacttacgGTAATTTATAAGTTTTAAAAGATATGTGAAGAAAGGAACAAGAGTCTTACCTGAGAGTGGTTTTTAGACGTGGTTGAAATGTTTGAATACTTGACGCGAGAAAATGAGGTTTCCATGGAGACATGGTGTTACAATGTATGATACTCCATCACCAGTGACGAGAAGCAATGATAAATCTCTTTGATGACATAGTCTGCAACAGTTGAAATAGGTTACCATGACGACCGTTACCCTCACCCACACCCCGTCGTCCCTAAGCAAGAAGGCGGTCCCGTCCCGTCCCACAAATTTAGCATGATTAGCACGGCTGCGCGATTTATCACGGTGTGTATGCATGCCTTGTGCAGCTATTACTGAGAGGTCAAATCACCGGGTACGTGCATTCTATAGAGTCTCCAAAATCTATAGATACCAATATAACATAGCAAGGCTCAATTGTTAGGAGATATCCATAGAAAGGGAATTCCCGCgaacacaaagaaaaaagtaCCTGcacatatatccttcacaaagaagaATATTTCGTGGATATGTCTTAGCGAGGGTGCACAGCTAAATGGGTGTATCGATACTGCGATGTAGGAATATTCATTCTTTGTACGTATTATGAAAAATGAGAATGGATATCATATAACTGGCATGATGTCAGTTTTTCAAATTTAAGGTTTTATTTATGGTTTGCTATATATTTGTCACTCAATCATGAGAAAAGCTATTCTGTATTTCTGTTTATCAGTGGAAGAAAAAGTTTACAGTTTAAAGGCATAAGATGCTTTATTACGTGTTTGCTATCCCGTTGGTCTTTTGGCAGGCAGTTAGAACAATTTTATATCATGTTTTTACTTCTTTCAATGTCATTTTTACTCACTCAATTGAAAGTTTCTTAACCCTCCtaaaaaatttctgtaaataACCTGACATTAAGAAGCACCATATAGACTAGCTTTCTGATCGTTAAGCAAATTTACCAAGCTAAAATTGAGAGGAATACTATAAGCCTAAGGGACTattgaatattttgattttcttcttaGTTTAAAACAGAGCCTGCTGTGTAACATTTGTAGTGTTCAACACTGCAGTcagataaccccccccccccaagacaCATTTTGGTGTAACCATGGTGACCGTATGGTTTGCAAGTATACATTGTGTGAAGCAAAGAGGAaccgaacaaaaacacaaacaagaaACAAGTAGCCAAACACGGCACTTAAACTAAATCAGAGCAAACTATCAAATTTGTAAtggaaaaatggaaaatgaagGTGCTTTCTTTTCCCCTCTCAGTGAAGATTGACAAGACATAATTCCTACCTGTATAATAAAGGGTATGTTCTTCTTCAATCTCGAGCTTTGTTTTGGCTTTTAGCTCTTCAGGTTCTGGTTCCCATGGTATCGCGTGCGCAATCgcagaaaatatttcaagtccgtCAAGTTTGGTATTATTATCAAAGTCATGTAATCTGtgaaaagaatataaaaatacaaaaaaaaaaatatatataaaatgtgatgaaaacaTCTGGCTT
This window contains:
- the LOC139971403 gene encoding multiple coagulation factor deficiency protein 2 homolog isoform X1, producing MWRIYLTVLAMLVGGAVCVFHEDHDHSSRFHDPSVVRNQDHIKQHMDTDEDLSNLSSEELEFRLFKLHDFDNNTKLDGLEIFSAIAHAIPWEPEPEELKAKTKLEIEEEHTLYYTEIVDTILEDDDFNNDGYLTYMEYILARRREEGVRKAEDSPNSSLN
- the LOC139971403 gene encoding multiple coagulation factor deficiency protein 2 homolog isoform X2; translation: MWRIYLTVLAMLVGGAVCVFHEDHDHSSRFHDPSVVRNQDHIKQHMDTDEDLSNLSSEELEFRLFKLHDFDNNTKLDGLEIFSAIAHAIPWEPEPEELKAKTKLEIEEEHTLYYTEIVDEILHTDDFNRDGYLSYTEYTISRRREDTKTREIPPELKE